The Corynebacterium qintianiae genome has a window encoding:
- a CDS encoding methylated-DNA--[protein]-cysteine S-methyltransferase, whose amino-acid sequence MTLTWTTTDTPIGELLLAASPNGLVRVAFECEGFDTVRRDVEHSTGERLVQGELAGVQAQLAEYFTGERTVFDLELDWCLSTGFRGRVQRALLGIVYGRTETYSQIAHRLGNPKAVRAVGTGCGTNPLPIVAPCHRVLRSDGSLGGYRGGLDIKRQLLDLEATRA is encoded by the coding sequence ATGACCCTGACCTGGACCACTACTGATACTCCGATCGGAGAGCTGCTTCTCGCCGCTTCGCCGAATGGTTTGGTGCGCGTGGCCTTCGAGTGCGAGGGCTTTGACACTGTCCGCCGCGATGTAGAGCACAGCACAGGGGAGAGGCTCGTCCAGGGGGAGTTGGCTGGCGTCCAGGCGCAGCTCGCCGAGTATTTCACCGGGGAGCGCACGGTGTTCGACCTCGAGCTCGACTGGTGCCTCAGCACCGGGTTCCGAGGCAGAGTGCAGCGCGCGCTCCTCGGCATCGTCTATGGCCGAACCGAGACGTATTCCCAGATCGCGCACCGACTAGGCAATCCGAAAGCCGTGCGCGCCGTAGGCACGGGGTGCGGCACGAACCCGTTGCCCATTGTTGCGCCCTGCCACCGGGTGCTGCGCAGCGACGGCTCTCTCGGCGGGTACCGTGGCGGGCTCGACATCAAACGGCAGTTACTTGACCTGGAGGCAACTCGTGCCTGA
- a CDS encoding fructosamine kinase family protein, with product MPEVFIKKGSAPRSAAAEAAYLRWLREGSGAVVEVFDFDDAANTLTIEHVASAHPTRDAARTAGRELAKIHAMGASAFGAPANGWDGPNFIGRAEQECTPTQRWADFYVHQRVLPFAEEANKVGNLPSSGLNAVKRACRALLDEDEDAPLARIHGDLWSGNLLFSPNGPRFIDPAAHGGHPLTDIAMLELFGAPHLDAVVDGYLEQGELGANWRSRIPVHQLHPLAVHAYTHGPSYGGALERAAEETLGVLGV from the coding sequence GTGCCTGAAGTATTTATTAAGAAGGGGAGCGCCCCGCGGTCGGCTGCCGCGGAGGCTGCGTACCTGAGGTGGTTGCGCGAGGGTAGCGGAGCGGTGGTCGAAGTCTTCGACTTCGACGACGCAGCGAACACCCTTACCATCGAGCACGTGGCCTCCGCCCACCCGACGCGAGACGCGGCGCGGACGGCGGGCCGCGAGCTGGCGAAGATCCACGCGATGGGAGCTAGCGCATTCGGCGCACCGGCCAACGGGTGGGACGGCCCGAACTTCATCGGCCGCGCCGAGCAGGAATGCACGCCGACGCAGCGGTGGGCCGACTTTTACGTGCACCAGCGGGTCCTCCCGTTTGCGGAGGAAGCCAATAAGGTGGGTAACCTCCCAAGCTCGGGGCTCAACGCGGTCAAGCGCGCGTGCCGGGCCCTGCTGGATGAGGACGAGGACGCGCCGCTGGCCCGCATCCACGGCGACCTGTGGTCGGGCAACCTGCTGTTCTCCCCGAACGGGCCGCGGTTCATTGACCCGGCGGCACACGGTGGGCATCCCCTCACGGACATCGCGATGCTCGAGCTGTTCGGCGCACCACACCTAGACGCGGTCGTCGACGGGTATCTAGAACAGGGCGAGTTGGGCGCTAACTGGCGCAGTCGAATACCGGTCCACCAGCTCCACCCGCTGGCCGTGCACGCCTACACGCACGGTCCGAGTTATGGCGGGGCGCTCGAGCGCGCTGCCGAGGAGACGCTGGGCGTGCTGGGCGTTTAG
- a CDS encoding ABC transporter permease, with protein sequence MRSAMTRVSMRNIVAHKLRLALTILAVVLGTAFIAGSLMFTNMLDRTFSSAVSSQFDGVDAVAGPGENMAALPNEVVDELRDAPGVDKLNIEGSATVVAATTEGDPIQTGQGGSTATIYYPADESVGQAAEIVDGRAPDAVGEAVLNQNAAGKYGISLDQQLTIVDQAGRQTYTVVGFYNDEVAQSASLAFQISPESFREFYTDGATVPRVSLSAAEGIAPQQLVDDLRAAHPELKIDTGEVLAEEATKQVRDALSFVSYFLIAFGLVGLLVGTFLIANTFSMIVAQRTKEFALLRALGASKSQITRSVSVEAFIVGLLGSVLGVIAGAGLVAIIKAVMGANDMPLPDGGLGLSAQAVGVPIVVGVVVTLLSAWAPARKAGQVQPVEAMRSSESASPQPLRARTIAGVVIIAVAAVAAATGVSWEEGTTANRAILVGTAAVGVIAGVFLAGPAFSLPVVPPLGRLIGAPFGAMGRLASTNTRRNPRRTSATAFALMLGIALVTVIGMLGASMKQSVADLTKNEITAEYVLTGPDTGAFPVPADLPGRLPGVEGVGEVVSYSEVPIAVNDEFGYQFGPYGASPVFSGDPAELLSLEMVDGTSKLEGDTVIAPEAWAKERGWSVGDTVTISAPGISPETVEATLGGIFAESNVIKAPAVGLDTAMKLVPSSTVKINMVGVNGDGTADAGQLRANLEAEVKPDIIVQVRSTDEMSGQVMGMIDQMLFILYALLSLAVIIAILGIVNTLTLSVIERRQEIGMLRAVGSKRGQVRTMIILESVQMAIFGALFGILMGLGLGWAFLTVLADQGLKNIDIPWTLVGVMLAGSIVVGILAALWPAQRAAKTPPLDAISD encoded by the coding sequence ATGCGTTCCGCAATGACTCGGGTGTCAATGCGCAACATCGTCGCCCATAAGCTTCGCCTCGCTCTTACAATTCTTGCGGTTGTGCTCGGCACCGCGTTCATTGCGGGCTCGCTCATGTTCACAAACATGCTTGATCGGACGTTCAGCAGTGCGGTGAGCTCGCAGTTTGACGGTGTTGATGCGGTTGCGGGCCCGGGTGAGAATATGGCGGCTCTCCCGAACGAGGTGGTTGATGAGCTGCGTGATGCGCCGGGCGTCGACAAGCTCAACATCGAGGGGAGCGCGACCGTGGTGGCGGCGACCACCGAGGGAGACCCCATTCAGACGGGACAGGGTGGTTCAACCGCGACAATTTACTACCCGGCCGATGAGTCGGTGGGGCAGGCAGCTGAGATTGTCGACGGCCGCGCGCCCGATGCTGTGGGGGAGGCCGTTCTGAACCAGAACGCGGCCGGCAAATACGGCATTTCTCTCGACCAGCAGCTGACGATTGTGGATCAGGCTGGGCGTCAAACATACACCGTGGTCGGCTTCTACAACGACGAGGTCGCGCAGAGCGCGTCGCTGGCGTTCCAGATTAGCCCGGAGTCCTTCCGCGAGTTCTATACCGACGGGGCCACGGTTCCCAGGGTCTCCCTTTCAGCTGCGGAGGGGATCGCCCCGCAGCAGCTTGTCGACGACCTCCGAGCCGCGCACCCCGAACTCAAAATCGATACCGGTGAGGTCCTCGCGGAGGAGGCGACAAAGCAGGTACGCGACGCACTGAGTTTTGTCAGCTACTTCCTCATCGCTTTCGGCCTGGTCGGCTTGTTGGTGGGCACATTCCTCATTGCCAACACGTTCTCAATGATCGTTGCGCAGCGGACGAAGGAGTTCGCGCTGCTGCGTGCGCTTGGGGCGTCGAAAAGCCAGATCACCCGGTCTGTATCGGTGGAGGCGTTTATCGTTGGCCTGCTCGGATCGGTGCTCGGTGTGATCGCGGGCGCCGGTCTCGTTGCAATCATTAAGGCCGTGATGGGGGCCAATGACATGCCGCTTCCTGACGGCGGACTCGGCCTGTCAGCGCAGGCAGTAGGGGTGCCCATTGTGGTGGGCGTCGTTGTCACGTTGCTGTCTGCATGGGCACCGGCCCGAAAAGCCGGGCAGGTTCAGCCCGTCGAGGCGATGCGCTCGAGCGAGTCGGCGTCCCCGCAACCGCTGAGGGCGCGAACCATTGCCGGTGTCGTAATAATTGCGGTCGCCGCCGTGGCGGCCGCAACAGGAGTGTCGTGGGAGGAGGGGACCACCGCCAACCGTGCGATTCTCGTCGGGACTGCAGCGGTCGGCGTTATCGCGGGTGTCTTCCTCGCGGGCCCGGCTTTCTCTCTGCCTGTGGTGCCGCCTCTGGGCCGTCTCATCGGTGCGCCGTTCGGCGCAATGGGCCGGCTCGCGTCGACGAACACGCGCCGAAACCCGCGGCGAACGTCGGCAACCGCTTTCGCCCTCATGCTGGGCATTGCGCTGGTGACTGTGATCGGCATGCTGGGGGCGTCGATGAAGCAGTCCGTTGCCGATCTGACCAAAAACGAGATCACCGCAGAGTATGTGCTTACGGGTCCCGACACCGGCGCATTCCCCGTGCCCGCCGATCTGCCCGGACGCCTTCCGGGGGTTGAGGGTGTCGGTGAAGTCGTCTCCTACTCGGAGGTGCCGATCGCCGTCAACGACGAGTTCGGCTACCAGTTCGGGCCGTACGGGGCCTCGCCCGTGTTTTCCGGGGACCCTGCGGAGTTGCTGAGCCTGGAGATGGTGGATGGCACGTCTAAGCTCGAGGGCGACACCGTGATCGCGCCCGAGGCGTGGGCGAAGGAGCGTGGGTGGTCAGTGGGCGACACCGTAACTATTTCCGCACCGGGGATCTCTCCCGAGACCGTGGAGGCGACGCTCGGCGGCATCTTCGCGGAGTCGAACGTCATCAAGGCGCCCGCCGTCGGTCTTGACACGGCGATGAAGCTCGTGCCATCCAGCACGGTCAAGATCAACATGGTGGGTGTCAACGGCGACGGAACAGCCGACGCCGGCCAGCTCCGGGCCAACCTCGAGGCGGAGGTCAAACCTGACATCATCGTGCAGGTTCGCTCCACGGATGAAATGAGCGGGCAGGTCATGGGAATGATCGACCAAATGCTATTCATCCTCTACGCCCTTCTCTCGCTCGCGGTGATTATCGCGATTCTCGGCATCGTGAATACTCTGACGCTTTCGGTTATTGAACGCCGCCAGGAAATCGGAATGCTGCGCGCCGTCGGGTCAAAGCGCGGGCAGGTCCGCACGATGATCATCCTAGAATCCGTCCAGATGGCGATCTTCGGCGCGTTGTTCGGCATCCTCATGGGCTTGGGTTTGGGATGGGCGTTTCTCACCGTTCTGGCGGATCAGGGGTTGAAAAACATCGATATCCCGTGGACGCTGGTAGGAGTTATGCTGGCTGGCTCTATCGTCGTCGGAATCTTGGCGGCTCTGTGGCCGGCCCAGCGCGCGGCAAAGACGCCCCCGCTGGACGCGATCTCAGACTAA
- a CDS encoding MauE/DoxX family redox-associated membrane protein, producing MTTKHGILDPPEVGGTREVVLDILSAAARFFMAYIWISAGWSKIGAHMDVTQTIQAYEIFTPAWSDLLARIIGPLELAGGLLLLLGIKLRPAGWVSIGVLMLFVIGLGSAWSRGLIIDCGCFSPDPTETGTNILATMGRDVFYIAITLFMIYRPFKKWAVYP from the coding sequence GTGACAACGAAGCACGGTATCCTCGATCCCCCCGAGGTTGGCGGCACCCGCGAGGTGGTGCTCGACATTCTCTCCGCGGCCGCCAGGTTTTTTATGGCTTACATCTGGATCTCCGCTGGGTGGTCGAAGATCGGCGCGCACATGGACGTCACCCAGACGATCCAGGCCTACGAGATCTTCACCCCGGCATGGTCCGACCTGTTAGCGCGCATCATCGGTCCGCTCGAACTTGCCGGTGGGTTACTCCTCCTACTGGGTATCAAGCTGCGGCCGGCCGGGTGGGTGTCCATCGGTGTGCTCATGCTTTTTGTCATCGGCCTGGGTTCAGCGTGGTCGCGGGGGTTGATAATTGACTGCGGATGCTTCAGCCCGGATCCCACGGAGACGGGGACGAACATTCTGGCGACGATGGGTCGCGACGTGTTCTATATCGCCATCACGTTGTTTATGATCTACCGCCCGTTTAAGAAGTGGGCGGTCTACCCCTAG
- a CDS encoding DsbA family protein: protein MTTRKVQNPNDKGGAGFLWALVAVIAIAAVVIGLIFFNGRSQRSEAMAEKMIPVENLVVSYNEGDPSFTLAAADGGADAPSVDLFEDFSCSHCADLATSTDADALEKIQAGELVVNVHPMNFLDGQGGQVGHSTRALAAELALAAHGDAEALWNLRAMLFENQQSVYNKVDYDDLADRAKEFGASAEAVQDIRDGAFEETAQAVGTANYDYQNEKTGEAYTPRVMRDGEDLVEGQEIQNWVGAAAS, encoded by the coding sequence GTGACCACGCGTAAGGTGCAAAATCCCAACGACAAGGGCGGGGCAGGATTCCTCTGGGCACTTGTCGCCGTCATCGCCATTGCGGCTGTCGTGATCGGCCTCATCTTCTTCAACGGCCGCTCGCAGCGCAGTGAGGCCATGGCCGAGAAGATGATTCCGGTAGAAAACCTCGTGGTCAGCTACAACGAGGGGGACCCCTCGTTTACGCTCGCCGCGGCCGACGGCGGGGCCGATGCACCCTCGGTGGACCTCTTCGAAGATTTCTCCTGCTCCCACTGCGCGGACCTAGCCACCTCCACGGACGCGGACGCGCTGGAGAAAATCCAGGCAGGCGAGCTCGTTGTCAACGTGCACCCCATGAACTTCCTCGACGGCCAGGGCGGTCAGGTCGGCCACTCGACCCGCGCGCTCGCCGCCGAGCTCGCACTCGCCGCCCACGGTGACGCCGAGGCACTGTGGAACCTGCGCGCCATGCTTTTTGAAAACCAGCAAAGTGTCTACAACAAGGTCGACTACGACGATCTCGCGGACCGCGCCAAGGAGTTCGGTGCCAGCGCGGAGGCTGTTCAGGACATCCGCGACGGGGCGTTCGAGGAGACCGCGCAAGCCGTGGGCACGGCCAACTACGACTACCAGAACGAGAAGACCGGGGAGGCCTACACCCCGCGCGTCATGCGTGACGGCGAAGACCTCGTTGAGGGCCAGGAGATTCAGAACTGGGTCGGCGCAGCCGCCTCCTAA
- a CDS encoding ABC transporter ATP-binding protein, which yields MGSTATGRHRAPEPQAAARAVNLVKTYGEGSAQVVALDGVTVEFARNQFTAIMGPSGSGKSTLMHTMAGLDSFSGGQAFIGDTSLAELKDSHLTDLRRDRLGFIFQSFNLVPTLTAAENITLPSDIAGREVDLGWFDEIATRLGLKERLSHRPSELSGGQQQRVACARALVSRPEIIFGDEPTGNLDSNSSREVLEILRTAVDQDGQTVVIVTHDARAASYADRVIFLRDGQIVDELWDPTMESILQVMSGIEG from the coding sequence ATGGGTAGCACGGCAACTGGACGGCATCGCGCCCCAGAACCTCAGGCAGCGGCGCGCGCGGTCAACTTGGTTAAGACGTACGGCGAGGGCTCCGCCCAGGTGGTGGCGCTGGACGGCGTAACCGTCGAGTTCGCGAGGAACCAGTTCACCGCTATTATGGGCCCTTCGGGTTCTGGAAAGTCGACGCTCATGCACACGATGGCGGGTCTCGATTCTTTCTCTGGCGGGCAAGCCTTCATCGGGGATACTTCTCTAGCTGAGCTGAAGGACAGCCACCTCACTGATTTGCGCAGGGACCGCTTGGGTTTCATTTTCCAATCCTTCAACCTTGTGCCCACCCTTACGGCTGCTGAGAACATCACGCTCCCGTCCGATATCGCGGGCAGGGAGGTGGACCTAGGATGGTTTGACGAGATTGCCACGCGCCTCGGCCTCAAAGAACGCCTGTCGCACCGTCCAAGCGAGCTTTCTGGCGGGCAGCAGCAGCGCGTCGCCTGCGCCCGTGCCCTGGTCAGCCGACCAGAGATCATCTTCGGTGACGAGCCAACCGGCAACTTAGATTCCAACTCCTCGCGTGAGGTGCTCGAGATCTTGCGCACCGCCGTCGACCAGGATGGGCAGACGGTCGTGATTGTCACCCATGACGCGCGTGCCGCGTCCTACGCCGACCGCGTCATTTTTCTGCGCGACGGCCAGATTGTTGATGAGCTATGGGATCCGACGATGGAGTCGATCCTCCAGGTGATGTCCGGGATTGAGGGTTAG
- the nadE gene encoding ammonia-dependent NAD(+) synthetase has product MTPMTGNNGNLQDTIIAQLGVKPSIDPAAEVAKRVDFLADYLRTAHSKGFVLGVSGGQDSTLAGRLAQLSVEKLRAEGTEATFTAVRLPHGVQADEADAQLALEFIAPDERATVDIEPATTAMAESVAKGLAAGEIGDFNKGNVKARMRMIAQYAIAGERGMLVIGTDHAAENVTAFFTKHGDGAADLLPLAGLNKRQGAEILDYLGADRRLWEKVPTADLEEDRPALPDEVALGVTYSHIDDYLEGKDVPDTARERLEYLWRVGQHKRHLPPGPAETWWR; this is encoded by the coding sequence ATGACTCCCATGACTGGAAACAACGGTAACCTGCAGGACACCATCATCGCGCAGCTCGGGGTCAAACCCTCGATCGACCCCGCGGCCGAGGTCGCCAAGCGCGTGGACTTCCTCGCCGACTACCTCCGCACCGCGCACTCGAAGGGCTTCGTCCTCGGCGTTTCAGGGGGCCAGGATTCGACGCTGGCCGGCCGGCTCGCGCAGCTGAGCGTCGAAAAGCTTCGCGCGGAAGGCACGGAGGCCACTTTTACCGCTGTGCGGCTCCCCCACGGCGTGCAGGCCGACGAGGCCGACGCGCAGCTCGCGCTTGAGTTCATCGCGCCGGACGAGCGCGCCACCGTCGACATCGAGCCCGCCACAACCGCAATGGCCGAGAGCGTAGCCAAAGGCCTCGCGGCCGGTGAGATCGGCGACTTCAACAAAGGAAACGTCAAGGCGCGGATGCGCATGATCGCGCAGTACGCCATCGCGGGCGAGCGCGGAATGCTGGTCATCGGCACCGACCACGCCGCCGAAAACGTCACCGCGTTCTTCACCAAGCACGGCGACGGCGCTGCGGATCTTCTACCGCTCGCCGGGTTGAACAAGCGCCAGGGAGCCGAAATACTCGATTACCTCGGCGCGGACAGGCGCCTGTGGGAGAAGGTGCCCACCGCCGACCTGGAGGAGGACCGCCCGGCACTGCCCGACGAGGTCGCACTCGGCGTGACCTACTCGCACATCGACGACTACCTTGAGGGCAAGGACGTTCCCGACACCGCCCGCGAGCGCCTCGAGTACCTGTGGCGCGTAGGCCAGCACAAGCGCCACCTGCCTCCCGGACCCGCCGAAACCTGGTGGCGCTAA
- a CDS encoding fluoride efflux transporter FluC produces MIAAFLSVALGGFLGGIARWALSRSPGGTAGTWAANAVGSAVLGFTVGMPGIWPLLLGTGFAGALSTWSTLSRELGLMIKQRRWREVARYALATVVAGLIGALFGLRYAARAFGS; encoded by the coding sequence ATGATTGCCGCTTTCCTTTCTGTCGCACTGGGCGGTTTCCTCGGGGGCATCGCCCGATGGGCCTTAAGCCGCAGCCCCGGTGGCACGGCGGGCACGTGGGCGGCCAACGCCGTCGGCTCCGCGGTTCTCGGCTTCACTGTCGGCATGCCCGGCATCTGGCCGCTGCTGTTGGGAACTGGTTTCGCAGGGGCACTTTCTACGTGGTCGACGCTGTCTCGAGAGCTCGGGCTCATGATCAAGCAGCGCCGGTGGAGGGAGGTGGCGCGCTACGCGCTCGCCACCGTGGTGGCCGGCCTCATAGGAGCGTTATTCGGGCTGCGCTACGCGGCCCGCGCCTTCGGCTCTTAG
- the murA gene encoding UDP-N-acetylglucosamine 1-carboxyvinyltransferase codes for MKERFLVHGGTKLQGTVRVDGAKNSVLKLMAAALLAEGTTTLHNCPEILDVPLMRDVLVGLGCEVEIDGSVVTITTPATVSPHADFEAVRQFRASVAVLGPLVARCKEAYVALPGGDAIGSRPLDMHQSGLEKLGATTHIEHGAVVARADRLTGASISLDFPSVGATENIVTAAALADGRTTLENAAREPEIVDLCDMLNSMGARISGAGSSTITIDGVSSLRPTEHEVVGDRIVAGTWAYAAAMTQGDITVGGIAPRHLHLALAKLKTAGAEIETYDNGFRIRQNGRPKAVDYQTLPFPGFPTDLQPMAIGIASIAEGVSVITENVFEARFRFVDEMLRLGADANVDGHHVVLRGVDTLSSTDVWASDIRAGAGLVLAGLVADGVTTVHDVAHIDRGYPNFVENLVQLGATVTRAEGR; via the coding sequence GTGAAAGAACGTTTTCTGGTCCACGGTGGAACAAAACTGCAGGGCACGGTGCGTGTCGACGGCGCCAAGAACAGCGTGCTCAAGCTCATGGCGGCCGCTCTGCTTGCCGAGGGCACGACGACGCTTCACAACTGCCCGGAGATTCTCGATGTCCCGCTTATGCGCGATGTCCTCGTGGGGCTCGGTTGCGAGGTTGAGATCGACGGATCCGTCGTAACAATCACAACCCCGGCCACGGTTTCTCCGCACGCGGATTTCGAGGCTGTGCGGCAGTTCCGCGCCTCCGTGGCCGTGCTCGGCCCGCTCGTGGCGCGGTGCAAGGAGGCATACGTCGCTTTGCCGGGCGGTGACGCCATCGGTTCTCGCCCCCTCGACATGCACCAGTCCGGATTGGAGAAACTCGGCGCCACCACTCACATCGAGCACGGCGCGGTAGTCGCACGCGCCGACAGGCTCACCGGCGCATCGATCTCGCTTGACTTCCCGTCCGTGGGAGCGACCGAAAACATCGTCACCGCTGCCGCGCTTGCCGACGGCCGAACGACCCTGGAGAACGCGGCCCGCGAGCCAGAGATCGTAGACCTGTGCGACATGCTCAATTCGATGGGCGCCCGCATTAGCGGGGCGGGTTCGTCCACGATCACCATTGACGGTGTGAGCTCCCTGCGCCCGACCGAGCACGAGGTGGTTGGGGACCGCATTGTGGCAGGCACCTGGGCGTATGCCGCCGCGATGACACAGGGAGACATCACAGTGGGCGGAATCGCTCCGCGCCACCTCCACCTCGCGTTGGCCAAGCTGAAGACCGCCGGAGCGGAGATCGAAACCTACGACAACGGTTTCCGCATTCGCCAGAACGGCCGCCCGAAGGCCGTGGACTACCAAACGCTGCCGTTCCCCGGGTTCCCGACGGACCTCCAGCCCATGGCTATCGGTATCGCCTCCATCGCCGAAGGTGTTTCCGTCATCACCGAGAACGTCTTCGAAGCCCGGTTCCGCTTCGTGGACGAGATGCTGCGATTGGGTGCCGACGCCAACGTGGACGGACACCATGTTGTCCTTCGCGGAGTGGACACGCTTTCCTCAACTGACGTCTGGGCCTCGGACATCCGCGCCGGTGCCGGCCTAGTGCTCGCCGGGCTTGTCGCTGACGGAGTCACCACAGTGCACGATGTCGCCCACATCGACCGCGGTTACCCCAATTTCGTGGAAAACTTGGTTCAGCTTGGCGCAACGGTAACCCGCGCAGAAGGGCGTTAG
- the ykgO gene encoding type B 50S ribosomal protein L36, producing MKVRKSLRSLKNKPGAQVVRRHGKVFVINKKDPRFKARQG from the coding sequence ATGAAGGTTCGCAAGTCGCTTCGGTCGCTGAAGAACAAGCCGGGCGCCCAGGTTGTGCGCCGCCACGGCAAGGTGTTCGTGATCAACAAGAAGGATCCGCGCTTCAAGGCCCGTCAGGGTTAG
- the pgm gene encoding phosphoglucomutase (alpha-D-glucose-1,6-bisphosphate-dependent): protein MAHERAGQPAQPNDLIDIAEVVTAYYTRDIDPQDADQQVAFGTSGHRGSSLDNAFNQQHIWAITQAIVDYRRENSIGGPIYIGRDTHALSEPAMVSALEVLVANGIDVLVDAAGAYTPTPAVSHAILKHNAQLPGGVTGTDPQRADGIVITPSHNPPRDGGFKYNPPNGGPADTDATDWIAQRANSYIARSLEGVERASISGVLDERAGKFDFMGSYVADLPNVGDIDAIRESGLSIGADPMGGASVHYWQAIADTHNLNLTVVNPQVDATWRFMTLDTDGKIRMDCSSPSSMASLVHNRDKYDIATGNDADADRHGIVTPDAGLMNPNHYLAVAIEYLFSHRPGWGEGTAVGKTLVSSSMIDRVVASLGRELVEVPVGFKWFVPGLIDGTIGFGGEESAGASFLRFDGSVWSTDKDGLILDLLAAEITAVTGKTPSQRYRELAEKFGEPAYARIDAPANREQKATLKRLSPEKVGATELAGEPITAKLTEAPGNGAAIGGLKVTTENAWFAARPSGTEDKYKIYAESFKGDEHLAQVQKEAQALVSEVLGE, encoded by the coding sequence ATGGCACACGAACGCGCGGGCCAGCCCGCACAGCCGAACGACCTGATCGACATTGCCGAGGTTGTCACCGCGTACTACACGCGCGACATCGACCCGCAGGACGCAGACCAGCAGGTGGCGTTCGGAACCTCAGGCCACCGCGGATCGTCACTGGACAACGCATTTAACCAGCAGCACATCTGGGCAATCACCCAGGCGATTGTCGACTACCGCCGCGAGAACAGCATCGGCGGCCCGATCTACATCGGCCGCGACACTCACGCGCTGTCTGAGCCGGCGATGGTCTCTGCGCTCGAGGTACTCGTCGCCAACGGTATCGACGTGCTTGTCGACGCCGCCGGCGCCTACACCCCGACCCCCGCGGTATCCCACGCCATTCTCAAGCACAACGCGCAACTGCCCGGCGGAGTCACCGGTACCGACCCGCAGCGCGCCGACGGCATTGTGATCACGCCCTCGCACAACCCGCCGCGCGACGGCGGCTTCAAGTACAACCCGCCGAACGGCGGCCCGGCAGATACGGATGCAACGGACTGGATTGCGCAGCGCGCGAACTCCTACATTGCCCGCAGTCTGGAGGGCGTGGAGCGGGCGTCGATAAGCGGCGTGCTCGATGAACGGGCCGGAAAGTTCGACTTCATGGGCTCCTACGTTGCGGACCTGCCGAACGTGGGGGACATCGACGCGATTCGGGAGAGCGGGTTGAGCATCGGTGCCGACCCGATGGGTGGCGCGTCCGTGCATTACTGGCAGGCCATTGCCGACACCCACAACCTGAACCTGACCGTGGTTAACCCGCAGGTGGACGCGACCTGGCGGTTCATGACGCTGGACACCGACGGCAAGATCCGCATGGACTGCTCCAGCCCGAGCTCCATGGCCTCCCTGGTACACAACCGCGACAAGTACGACATTGCAACCGGCAACGACGCGGACGCCGACCGTCACGGCATCGTCACCCCCGACGCCGGGCTGATGAACCCGAACCACTACCTCGCCGTGGCGATCGAGTACCTGTTCTCGCACCGCCCGGGTTGGGGTGAGGGGACCGCGGTGGGCAAGACCCTAGTGTCGTCCTCGATGATTGACCGCGTCGTCGCTTCCCTCGGCCGCGAGCTGGTCGAGGTTCCCGTCGGCTTCAAGTGGTTCGTGCCCGGGCTTATCGACGGCACCATCGGTTTCGGCGGCGAGGAATCCGCGGGCGCCTCCTTCCTCCGCTTCGACGGGAGCGTGTGGTCGACAGACAAGGATGGGCTCATCCTCGACCTGCTCGCGGCCGAGATCACGGCGGTGACGGGAAAGACGCCGTCGCAGCGCTATCGCGAACTAGCCGAGAAGTTCGGCGAGCCCGCGTACGCGCGTATCGACGCCCCCGCCAACCGCGAGCAGAAAGCCACCCTGAAGCGGCTCTCACCTGAAAAGGTGGGCGCGACCGAGCTGGCCGGCGAGCCCATCACCGCTAAACTGACCGAGGCTCCCGGCAACGGTGCAGCCATCGGGGGGTTGAAGGTGACCACCGAGAATGCTTGGTTCGCCGCCCGGCCGTCCGGCACGGAAGACAAGTACAAGATTTACGCCGAAAGCTTCAAGGGCGACGAGCATTTGGCCCAGGTGCAGAAAGAAGCGCAAGCACTGGTTTCCGAGGTTCTTGGGGAGTAG
- a CDS encoding CrcB family protein: MLTESLKVGAGAVLGALARYAIVFALSAVTPAEVFGITLTMNAVGCLAMGFFAPGKFWGTGFLGGFTTFSAVSLAAAQSSAILALAIMAASFGACVGGWLIGDAMRRPAGRSA, from the coding sequence GTGCTGACCGAATCCTTGAAAGTCGGTGCCGGCGCCGTGCTGGGGGCGCTGGCACGGTACGCGATCGTGTTCGCCCTGTCTGCGGTGACCCCCGCGGAGGTATTCGGCATTACACTCACCATGAACGCTGTCGGCTGCCTCGCCATGGGGTTTTTCGCCCCTGGGAAGTTCTGGGGCACGGGCTTCTTGGGCGGTTTCACCACTTTTTCTGCGGTTTCTTTGGCCGCCGCGCAGTCCTCAGCCATACTGGCCCTCGCGATCATGGCGGCATCCTTCGGCGCATGCGTCGGAGGGTGGCTAATCGGGGACGCTATGCGGAGACCGGCGGGGAGGTCCGCATGA